The Eleutherodactylus coqui strain aEleCoq1 chromosome 6, aEleCoq1.hap1, whole genome shotgun sequence genome window below encodes:
- the PRR19 gene encoding proline-rich protein 19, whose translation MSGGQGPITISAVPDSRVFSFKDNLVKMHGGSRTLKVKRRKTKKERNSLKFQPRTEISKKTAFSRGELQRNNMGRKMVSRSGMKGVCNTKQVFITENRLTHHKGIFNREIKSVDIGRLVNQTTEVDPSKTGTVHCLVESIRKTPQSQQKLGPTQECENEDVHSLQKEPSPETSIHISEPASCSKQDEEIEEHQSCSRSDGQAYPGSATTTSSCRHQPSPITEIAKNIHNMLNTHSVFPGRNLVSETRQAILEKVRHLHHRNPTPSSVQGEPAYSQIGNVHIHKCHMWDCAGKEGTGIKKTDQKRQKAGQPMQTPPIRFLPLPRDSPAHTFIKMASPEDHPNLQNILHQPVHYGSDYNPHQYQQISSQDPPNMLNMNSSSHYFKLSRQHKEQSHFCKVMNGGRMTSSPLNASSSQVRWRLANDLLTDLSRKCNVPGRNMQHILTYDTGQECVSRPPLNNISPEGLNPSGVRMKQSFSDDNQTSSDIFWGDKHQRSPATKILDTTPAAMKLSYREQSPRRTYSTSNFISHHSVFLRSPVTGNDGSTDVFPLDSFGESGRERKRHLSSWQDTDIGQHCGKFATNAMPKQRYWHESRCHNLWNPPSFPQGKPKHGVHFEEDGDVEWIHHRNWPHRSHIEHHSQPKNMSPQSVQQESSFVPLPCWKSSRKLLISRSSPDTWVYPRMKLY comes from the exons ATGTCCGGGGGTCAGGGCCCAATCACCATTTCTGCTGTGCCAGATTCCAGAGTCTTCTCTTTCAAGGACAACCTGGTGAAGATGCATGGCGGTAGCAGAACCTTAAAAGTCAAGCGACGAAAAACAAAGAAGGAACGGAACAGTCTGAAATTTCAGCCACGTACTGAAATCTCCAAGAAGACAGCATTTTCCCGAGGAGAACTGCAAAGGAACAACATGGGCAGAAAAATGGTTTCTCGTTCTGGAATGAAAGGTGTGTGTAACACAAAGCAGGTGTTCATAACTGAAAACCGACTGACCCATCACAAAGGGATCTTCAATCGAGAGATCAAATCTGTGGACATTGGGAGACTCGTAAACCAGACGACAGAGGTAGATCCATCAAAGACTGGCACCGTTCACTGCTTGGTAGAGTCAATCAGAAAGACCCCACAGAGTCAGCAGAAACTTGGTCCAACACAAGAGTGCGAAAATGAAGATGTACATTCCCTTCAAAAGGAGCCTTCACCAGAAACATCCATCCACATATCTGAGCCTGCTTCATGCAGCAAACAGGATGAGGAAATAGAAGAGCACCAGTCTTGTTCTCGTAGTGATGGCCAAGCTTATCCAGGTAGTGCAACCACAACGTCTTCTTGCAGACATCAGCCATCACCCATTACGGAGATAGCCAAGAACATCCACAACATGTTGAATACGCACTCAGTGTTCCCTGGCCGCAACCTGGTGAGCGAGACCCGACAAGCTATACTTGAAAAAGTCAGACACCTACATCATAGGAACCCGACTCCGTCTTCTGTACAGGGAGAGCCTGCGTACAGCCAGATAG GTAACGTTCATATTCATAAGTGTCATATGTGGGACTGTGCTGGTAAAGAGGGGACAGGCATCAAGAAAACAGACCAAAAAAGACAGAAAGCAGGGCAGCCAATGCAGACACCCCCAATCCGGTTTCTGCCACTTCCCAGGGACAGTCCGGCTCACACATTTATAAAGATG GCAAGTCCAGAAGATCACCCGAATCTCCAGAATATTCTGCACCAGCCCGTACATTATGGATCTGATTATAACCCACATCAGTACCAGCAAATATCATCTCAGGACCCTCCCAATATGCTTAATATGAATTCTTCAAGTCACTATTTTAAGCTGAGCAGGCAACAtaaggaacaatcacatttttgtaAGGTGATGAATGGTGGGAGGATGACCAGTTCACCATTGAATGCCTCTAGCTCTCAAGTTAGATGGAGATTGGCAAACGACTTGCTGACAGATTTGTCACGTAAGTGTAATGTTCCAGGGCGCAATATGCAGCACATCCTCACGTATGACACTGGTCAAGAATGTGTAAGTAGACCACCCTTAAACAACATCTCCCCAGAGGGGCTTAATCCGTCAGGAGTTAGAATGAAGCAGAGCTTTTCAGATGATAACCAAACATCATCTGATATCTTCTGGGGCGATAAACATCAGCGGTCGCCCGCTACTAAGATCCTTGATACTACTCCAGCAGCAATGAAGCTGTCTTACAGGGAACAAAGCCCACGTAGGACATATTCAACAAGCAATTTTATTAGTCATCACAGTGTTTTCCTGCGGAGTCCAGTCACTGGTAATGATGGCTCCACAGATGTCTTCCCATTGGATTCATTTGGTGAATCggggagagaaagaaaaagacactTGTCCTCCTGGCAGGACACAGACATAGGACAACATTGTGGGAAGTTTGCAACCAATGCCATGCCAAAACAAAGGTATTGGCATGAGTCTAGGTGCCATAACTTGTGGAATCCACCATCGTTTCCACAGGGAAAACCCAAGCATGGTGTGCACTTTGAGGAAGATGGTGACGTAGAATGGATCCACCATAGGAACTGGCCACACAGGTCACATATAGAGCACCACAGTCAGCCCAAAAATATGTCTCCACAATCTGTACAGCAGGAATCCTCCTTCGTCCCTTTACCATGTTGGAAGTCTTCAAGAAAGCTATTGATCAGTAGGTCAAGCCCCGATACCTGGGTGTACCCAAGAATGAAGCTATACTAA